DNA sequence from the Bubalus bubalis isolate 160015118507 breed Murrah chromosome 24, NDDB_SH_1, whole genome shotgun sequence genome:
TTTCAGGAGGGTCTAATCAGCTGGTCTCCGGAACCTGACCAGCTCAGCCTTGGCGTCTGGTGCTGGGCTGATATCAGGCCCCTAAGGCTTGGAGTCTTTCCTGTGAGGACTGAGCCCCCGTGCAGAGGGCCTGCGACTGCAGGGCTCCCTCAGCAGGGCCCTGTGACAGGGGTTGAGCTGCCCTGGGCACAGACGGGGAAGCTGCAATCTGGGCCGGGTGTGCAGGCCCTGCCATGGCGATCGGGCCCTAGGAGCCCAGCTGCTGCTCTGGGAGACCAAGCTGCCTTCGTTAGGTCAGTGGTGGGCTTTGCCATGGGCTCCCCTGTGTATCCGTGACCTAGGAGCTCTTGACCTTGAGGGATGGCTGAGCGTGCAGCCCTGCAAGGGGCTGATGagccactgggcctccagggctcTTGACTCCATTCCCAGGAAGCTTCCTCGTGGTCGGCCTTTGAGGAGGAGGCCGGAAGAGGTGTCCATGGTTGCAGTGGCTGGCTGTGCCCCGGGGCCAGGGGTGGTCTTctggaggccaaggcccaggtcCCTTCCTCCGGATGTCCGGCTGTTGACCCACAGACCTGCAGCGGGGCAGGTGGATGGAGGGTGTCTGGGCCGGTGCCGGTAGGTCGGGCGGCAACATCTCCCATGTCCCTCAGCACAGCGACTCAGACTCCGACCCCGAGTGTGCGTCCCTGCCGTCGTCCATCCCCAGCGCCGTGCCTGTGACCGGGGAGTCCTTCTGCGACTGTGACAGCCAGAGCGAGGCCTTCTGCGGCAGCCTGCACACTGCCCACCGGGGGCGGGACTGCCGCTGCGGCGAGGAGGATGAGCGTGAGTGCAGGCCACGGTGGGCGGAGGGCCTCCAGGTGGGCCAGGGCTCAGCCGGGGCCTCTCACTCTTGCAGATTTCGACTGGGTCTGGGATGACCTGAACAAGTCCTCAGCCACCCTGCTGAGCTGTGACAACCGGAAGGTCAGCTTCCACATGGAGTACAGCTGCGGCACGGCGGCCATCCGGGGCAccaaggagctgggggagggccaGCACTTCTGGGAGATCAAGATGACGTCGCCCGTCTATGGCACCGACATGGTGAGTAGCCGGCGGGGCCGGGAGGCGGGGGTGCTGCCAGGCGCCTCGGTCCCCTGCCCCCTCTGCCCGCGCCCCTGTTCCCAGATGGTGGGCATCGGGACGTCGGATGTGGACCTGGACAAGTACCACCACACGTTTTGCAGCCTACTCGGCCGGGACGAGGACAGCTGGGGCCTCTCCTACACGGGTGCGTGGGGCCcgggagggtggggctgggggccccCAGGCCGCGGGGCTCACCCTGACCCCGCTGCCCCCAGGCCTCCTCCATCACAAGGGCGACAAGACGAGCTTCTCCTCGAGGTTCGGCCAGGGCTCCATCATCGGCGTGCACCTGGACACCTGGCACGGGACGCTGACCTTTTTCAAGAACAGGAAGTGCATAGGTGAGGCTGAGACCTCCTGTGGCCCCAGGGCGCAGGGTCAGAGCCCCTGGGGGGCTGAGTGCCCTGAGGCTGTtcctcccccccgccccaggTGTGGCGGCCACGCAGCTGCAGAACAAGAGGTTCTACCCAATGGTGTGCTCCACGGCGGCCAAGAGCAGCATGAAGGTGATCCGCTCGTGCGCCAGCGTTACCTCCCTGCAGTACCTGTGCTGCTTCCGCCTGCGCCAGCTGCGGCCCGGTTCAGGGGACACGCTCGAGGGCCTGCCCCTGCCGCCCGGCCTCAAGCAGGTGCTGCACCACAAGCTGGGCTGGGTCCTGAGCATGAGCCGCC
Encoded proteins:
- the SPSB3 gene encoding SPRY domain-containing SOCS box protein 3 isoform X1 codes for the protein MARRPRSSRAWHFVLSAARRDADARAVALAGTANWGYDSDGQHSDSDSDPECASLPSSIPSAVPVTGESFCDCDSQSEAFCGSLHTAHRGRDCRCGEEDEHFDWVWDDLNKSSATLLSCDNRKVSFHMEYSCGTAAIRGTKELGEGQHFWEIKMTSPVYGTDMVSSRRGREAGVLPGASVPCPLCPRPCSQMVGIGTSDVDLDKYHHTFCSLLGRDEDSWGLSYTGLLHHKGDKTSFSSRFGQGSIIGVHLDTWHGTLTFFKNRKCIGVAATQLQNKRFYPMVCSTAAKSSMKVIRSCASVTSLQYLCCFRLRQLRPGSGDTLEGLPLPPGLKQVLHHKLGWVLSMSRQPPAPSPAANGPEPRSCQRKRCRRT
- the SPSB3 gene encoding SPRY domain-containing SOCS box protein 3 isoform X2 codes for the protein MARRPRSSRAWHFVLSAARRDADARAVALAGTANWGYDSDGQHSDSDSDPECASLPSSIPSAVPVTGESFCDCDSQSEAFCGSLHTAHRGRDCRCGEEDEHFDWVWDDLNKSSATLLSCDNRKVSFHMEYSCGTAAIRGTKELGEGQHFWEIKMTSPVYGTDMMVGIGTSDVDLDKYHHTFCSLLGRDEDSWGLSYTGLLHHKGDKTSFSSRFGQGSIIGVHLDTWHGTLTFFKNRKCIGVAATQLQNKRFYPMVCSTAAKSSMKVIRSCASVTSLQYLCCFRLRQLRPGSGDTLEGLPLPPGLKQVLHHKLGWVLSMSRQPPAPSPAANGPEPRSCQRKRCRRT